In Candidatus Liberimonas magnetica, one DNA window encodes the following:
- a CDS encoding Gfo/Idh/MocA family oxidoreductase, with product MNIKTAVLGVGSLGQHHARVLANHPNSLLTAIVDVDTKRGEKIAKLYNAQSHSDYKSVIGKIQAAVISVPTPFHFKIAKELMEAGIHCLVEKPFTSTVEEAQELISISIEKKLLLQVGLIERFNPAVIAARPFIHSPKFIEVNRLGPYDPRTSHIGVVLDLMIHDLDILLALMNDKVVSLEAFGAKVLSDHEDIVKARLKFSNGCIADLSASRVSLEKYRKIRVFQNDSYISVDYANKSLKVYRKKSDVIKSFNDIEIIKPKLKDEEMLYKELDHFLTCVIEGKKTMVSGEHGRDALELAHEILKNMKL from the coding sequence ATGAACATAAAAACAGCTGTTCTAGGAGTTGGTTCACTGGGACAGCACCATGCAAGGGTCCTTGCCAACCATCCCAATTCCTTATTGACAGCTATCGTTGATGTCGATACAAAAAGAGGCGAAAAAATAGCAAAGCTATATAACGCACAAAGTCACTCCGATTATAAAAGCGTTATAGGCAAGATACAGGCGGCAGTTATTTCGGTACCTACTCCTTTTCATTTTAAAATAGCAAAAGAATTGATGGAAGCCGGGATTCATTGCCTTGTCGAAAAACCTTTTACTTCGACAGTAGAAGAAGCACAGGAGCTTATCTCCATATCGATTGAAAAAAAGCTTCTGCTTCAGGTAGGGCTTATTGAAAGGTTTAATCCTGCCGTGATAGCAGCCAGACCGTTCATCCACTCGCCAAAATTCATTGAAGTTAACAGGCTTGGGCCTTATGATCCTAGGACGAGTCATATAGGTGTTGTGCTGGATCTTATGATCCATGACCTGGATATATTGCTTGCTTTAATGAACGACAAAGTGGTTTCACTGGAAGCTTTCGGTGCAAAGGTCTTATCTGACCATGAAGATATCGTAAAGGCCCGTTTAAAATTTTCAAACGGCTGCATAGCCGACCTGTCTGCCAGCAGGGTATCTCTTGAAAAATACAGAAAAATAAGGGTTTTTCAGAACGACAGCTACATATCCGTCGATTATGCGAATAAAAGCCTGAAAGTATACCGCAAAAAGTCCGATGTGATAAAGAGTTTTAACGATATTGAAATAATTAAGCCGAAATTAAAGGATGAGGAAATGCTTTATAAGGAACTTGACCATTTCCTGACCTGTGTTATTGAAGGGAAAAAAACAATGGTGTCAGGTGAACACGGCAGGGATGCTCTGGAACTTGCCCATGAAATCTTAAAGAACATGAAGTTATAG
- the recG gene encoding ATP-dependent DNA helicase RecG: MLNQSVQYIKGIGPKRAEMLSRLGIKTIHDALSYFPREYEDRKVPLKIALASAGKKAIILAKVELSEQIQLGKNLSAFKACLSDGSGIIFAVFFRKSSPYYKHDIFSSLKRDFVKGKKVLVYGQVEINFGKKEINAEEYEPVADETKLGELIHFNRIVPVYPLTEGISQKWFREFMYHAVDSSRHDWPEPCPESIKKAMNFKNAKETLMSIHFPKELSDIEPARKRLAFDEFLLLETALAIVKERNNKNFKERKYPVKKSLLTPFREKLGFEFTASQKKVINEIFSDMQKTTPMNRLLMGDVGSGKTVVALSAVLLAIENGYQAVFLAPTEILAEQHFLTVNNMLKGLNINTALLTGRANRAKKEKRSIKEDLSLGRTNLIIGTHALIEEDVKFKDLGLIVIDEQHRFGVMQRAEIHIKSKNPDVLVMTATPIPRTLALTLYGDLDISVIDELPPGRQPVKTMHLKDFQSYNLVKDEIKKGHQAYIVYPLIEESDKIELKAAVKEADYLSKTVFQDYKVGLLHGQMPAGIKDKIMLDFRDKKYDILISTTVIEVGIDVANATVMVIEHAERFGLATLHQLRGRVGRGKDKSFCFLIGEPKSEDSIRRINVLVNNASGFAIAEEDLSLRGPGEFFGTMQHGLPPFKAGKIVYDAPVIEQAKDAAQKIIKEDPGLINHENLVLRIEMLSLYKDKFALSNIG; encoded by the coding sequence ATGTTAAATCAATCTGTCCAGTATATTAAAGGAATCGGCCCTAAAAGAGCAGAAATGCTCTCCCGCCTTGGTATAAAAACCATTCATGATGCGTTGAGTTATTTTCCAAGAGAATACGAAGACCGCAAGGTACCCTTAAAGATAGCCCTTGCCTCTGCCGGCAAGAAAGCAATTATCCTGGCTAAAGTTGAGTTATCGGAACAAATACAGCTGGGCAAAAACCTTTCTGCATTCAAGGCGTGCTTAAGCGATGGAAGCGGAATAATTTTTGCTGTTTTTTTCAGGAAATCGAGCCCATACTACAAGCATGATATTTTTTCTTCGCTAAAAAGGGATTTTGTCAAAGGCAAAAAAGTGCTTGTTTACGGCCAAGTAGAAATTAATTTCGGAAAAAAAGAAATAAATGCCGAAGAATATGAGCCGGTGGCGGATGAAACAAAGCTGGGTGAGTTGATACATTTTAACAGGATAGTACCGGTATACCCATTGACAGAAGGCATCAGCCAAAAATGGTTCAGGGAATTCATGTACCATGCCGTAGACAGCAGCCGGCACGATTGGCCCGAACCTTGCCCGGAAAGCATAAAAAAGGCAATGAATTTTAAAAATGCAAAGGAAACTCTTATGTCCATTCATTTCCCGAAAGAGCTTTCTGATATCGAGCCGGCAAGAAAAAGGCTTGCTTTTGACGAGTTCCTGCTTCTTGAAACAGCCCTTGCTATAGTCAAGGAAAGGAACAACAAAAACTTTAAGGAAAGAAAATATCCGGTTAAAAAGTCCCTTTTAACGCCGTTCAGGGAAAAGCTGGGGTTTGAGTTTACAGCTTCCCAGAAGAAGGTGATAAATGAGATATTCTCTGACATGCAGAAAACAACTCCCATGAACCGCCTCTTAATGGGCGATGTCGGCTCAGGGAAAACGGTTGTTGCGCTTAGCGCTGTCCTGTTAGCTATAGAAAACGGATACCAGGCAGTTTTCCTAGCGCCTACTGAGATACTTGCTGAACAGCATTTCCTGACAGTAAATAATATGCTTAAAGGTTTAAACATCAACACAGCTCTTTTGACAGGCAGGGCTAACAGAGCCAAAAAGGAAAAACGCTCAATAAAAGAAGACTTGTCCCTGGGCAGGACAAATTTAATAATAGGGACTCACGCACTTATAGAAGAAGATGTTAAATTTAAAGACCTTGGCCTGATAGTTATAGATGAGCAGCACAGGTTCGGGGTAATGCAGAGGGCGGAGATACATATAAAATCAAAAAATCCCGATGTGCTCGTTATGACGGCAACTCCTATCCCAAGGACTCTTGCGCTTACTTTGTACGGCGACCTGGATATTTCTGTAATTGATGAACTGCCTCCCGGCAGGCAGCCGGTCAAAACCATGCACCTGAAAGATTTTCAAAGCTATAATCTTGTTAAAGACGAAATAAAAAAGGGCCATCAGGCATACATAGTTTATCCGTTGATAGAGGAATCGGACAAAATTGAACTTAAAGCTGCGGTAAAAGAAGCGGATTACCTGTCAAAAACGGTATTTCAGGATTATAAGGTGGGGCTGCTGCACGGGCAGATGCCGGCCGGTATAAAAGACAAAATAATGCTTGATTTCAGGGACAAGAAATACGATATACTTATTTCAACAACAGTAATTGAGGTTGGAATAGACGTAGCCAATGCCACTGTAATGGTCATTGAACACGCAGAAAGGTTCGGCCTTGCAACGCTCCATCAATTAAGAGGAAGAGTAGGAAGGGGGAAAGATAAATCTTTTTGCTTTTTGATAGGAGAGCCAAAAAGCGAAGATTCGATAAGAAGGATAAACGTGCTTGTCAATAACGCAAGCGGTTTTGCCATAGCAGAAGAAGACCTCTCCTTAAGGGGCCCAGGCGAGTTCTTTGGCACAATGCAGCACGGCTTGCCTCCTTTTAAAGCCGGAAAGATAGTCTATGACGCTCCTGTAATAGAACAGGCAAAAGATGCAGCGCAAAAAATAATTAAGGAAGACCCCGGTCTTATAAACCACGAAAACCTCGTTTTAAGGATAGAAATGCTCTCCCTCTACAAAGACAAGTTCGCCCTGTCTAATATCGGATAA
- a CDS encoding ABC transporter ATP-binding protein/permease produces the protein MILKRLIDYLKPHMNRFLLSLFCMAIFSAITGATMWIVKNMVDKIFIARDTKMLYILTAMIPVAFFLKGIAGYGQNYLMYYITQNIIKTLRNELYEKLITLSHSFYVKNSTSKLMARVTNDVQVLSNALFRVPPSIIRDGLTVIFMIGIIFYLNWRFATLSLIIFPVASIPLSGFARKMRNASREGQKQMAEVYESLQETLSGINVIKAFIKEDDEIKRFHKENEDFYQTQQKFIRVDARSSPIMEFIGAVAVAFVLWFGGMDVINGVWTPGSFFAFLTAAFSIYQPLKNFASTNSLIQQAIAGAERIFEILDEKPTIVDNDGAVTLQPFKASIVYDNVTFHYPEKENVLSKINLSINQGDIIAVVGPSGSGKTTLANLLLRFYDVDEGRVLIDDKDIRDVTLQSLRTQIGIVTQEVILFNETVNFNIAYGKKEAAFEEIVSAAKAANAHKFIEQLSQGYNSMIGERGVRLSGGEKQRLSIARAILKNPPILILDEATSSLDAESEKLVQEAIERLMQHRTVFLIAHRLATVKKANRIIVLDKGKIVEQGTHEQLLGNEEGIYKRLHYLQILD, from the coding sequence ATGATACTAAAAAGGCTTATTGATTATTTAAAGCCTCACATGAACCGGTTCTTGTTATCTCTTTTTTGTATGGCTATTTTCTCGGCTATAACCGGCGCTACCATGTGGATAGTAAAAAACATGGTAGACAAGATATTTATAGCACGCGACACAAAGATGCTTTATATTTTAACGGCTATGATACCTGTAGCATTTTTCCTAAAAGGGATCGCAGGTTACGGACAGAACTACCTCATGTATTACATAACTCAAAACATAATCAAGACCTTGAGGAACGAGCTCTATGAAAAATTAATTACGCTGTCGCACAGTTTTTACGTAAAGAACTCTACTTCAAAACTGATGGCCCGCGTTACGAACGACGTACAGGTTTTATCGAATGCCTTGTTCCGGGTCCCGCCCAGCATAATAAGGGACGGCCTTACCGTGATCTTTATGATAGGCATTATATTTTATTTGAACTGGAGGTTTGCAACCCTGTCGCTCATAATATTTCCCGTGGCAAGCATACCTCTGTCGGGTTTTGCCCGAAAAATGAGGAACGCTTCAAGAGAAGGGCAGAAACAGATGGCTGAAGTATACGAATCCCTCCAGGAAACCCTTTCAGGAATAAATGTTATAAAAGCTTTTATAAAAGAAGATGATGAAATAAAACGCTTTCATAAAGAAAACGAGGATTTTTATCAGACCCAGCAGAAGTTTATTCGGGTAGACGCCCGTTCAAGCCCGATAATGGAATTTATAGGAGCGGTTGCCGTAGCCTTTGTCCTGTGGTTCGGCGGAATGGACGTCATAAACGGAGTTTGGACTCCGGGCTCGTTTTTCGCGTTCCTTACAGCTGCTTTTTCTATTTACCAGCCTTTAAAGAATTTTGCAAGCACTAATTCGCTGATACAACAGGCGATCGCAGGAGCGGAACGCATATTTGAGATACTGGACGAAAAACCGACTATAGTCGACAATGATGGAGCAGTAACCTTGCAGCCTTTTAAAGCTTCTATTGTATATGATAACGTGACTTTTCATTATCCTGAAAAAGAAAATGTGCTTTCAAAAATAAATCTTAGTATAAACCAGGGAGATATAATCGCAGTGGTCGGCCCGTCCGGGTCCGGAAAGACGACGCTTGCAAACCTTCTGCTTCGTTTTTATGATGTGGATGAGGGCAGGGTTTTAATTGACGATAAAGATATAAGGGATGTGACATTGCAGTCTTTGCGTACTCAAATCGGCATAGTGACCCAGGAAGTAATATTGTTTAATGAGACAGTAAATTTTAATATAGCTTACGGCAAGAAAGAGGCAGCTTTCGAAGAGATAGTTTCAGCAGCAAAAGCGGCAAACGCGCATAAATTTATAGAACAATTATCCCAGGGCTATAATTCTATGATAGGAGAACGGGGGGTAAGGCTTTCAGGAGGGGAAAAGCAGAGGCTTTCAATAGCAAGAGCCATATTAAAGAACCCGCCGATATTGATACTGGATGAAGCGACGAGTTCGCTCGATGCCGAATCCGAAAAACTCGTTCAGGAAGCGATCGAACGTTTGATGCAGCACCGGACGGTTTTTCTCATCGCGCACAGGCTTGCTACGGTAAAAAAGGCAAACAGGATCATTGTCCTGGATAAAGGAAAAATAGTCGAACAGGGAACGCACGAACAATTATTAGGCAACGAGGAGGGCATATACAAACGTTTACATTACCTGCAAATCTTGGATTAA
- a CDS encoding transposase, whose translation MNTYKSRKQTRLKGYDYSLEGHYFVTICSKDRKNIFGEIEVVGAGLASARYKNEIRLSKLGQLIDSQWQNIKKQYYNVELDQYIIMPNHIHGIIIVDNSVSLRADARPAPTVSDIVCSFKSKCSVEYVKYIQQNNLNIPGKIWQRSFNDHIIRTANSLENIREYIMNNPVKWDEDENNNQKGQACLTPTSNK comes from the coding sequence ATGAACACATACAAATCAAGAAAACAAACCAGATTAAAAGGGTATGATTATTCTTTGGAGGGGCATTATTTTGTAACCATTTGTTCAAAAGATAGAAAGAATATTTTTGGTGAAATAGAAGTTGTAGGGGCGGGCCTTGCGTCCGCCCGCTATAAAAATGAAATCAGATTATCAAAATTGGGCCAACTAATTGATAGTCAATGGCAAAACATCAAAAAACAATATTATAATGTCGAATTGGATCAATATATTATCATGCCAAATCATATTCACGGTATTATAATTGTTGACAATTCGGTATCTTTACGGGCGGACGCAAGGCCCGCCCCTACGGTGTCTGATATTGTTTGTTCATTCAAATCGAAATGTTCGGTTGAATATGTTAAATATATTCAACAAAATAATTTAAACATTCCCGGTAAAATATGGCAGCGTTCTTTCAATGACCATATAATTCGTACAGCAAATTCATTAGAGAACATCCGGGAATATATTATGAATAATCCTGTGAAATGGGATGAGGATGAAAATAATAATCAAAAGGGTCAGGCATGCCTGACCCCTACAAGCAACAAATAA
- the lpxB gene encoding lipid-A-disaccharide synthase, with protein MNKNIFIVSGDASGDKHAANLVRSIKSLSKDTYVSSVGGENLKIVSDHFLDDIVSFSAFGFLPIRQYFKLRKIFKKITLYWKERKPDKVILVDYYGFNIHIAREAYRQQIPVYYYISPQVWASRPGRVKKLSKFVNKMLVILPFEVDIYKKAGMDTAFVGHPLIDMVPAVDSNSFKSGYERPVIGLFPGSRQHIVDRHLKLLKEVKDIINKEIPSDFKIFGLRSLDYKNTDIPVFYEDTYDERKKLTLALSVSGTVSLENALLGVPMIVFYKLSQLNYLIARMVANVKYITMVNILEEKEVVPEFIQNEATPQNIAGAAINLLRNTEKLDYLKKKLISFRSRLGQNYVSIRAAKIILGIV; from the coding sequence ATGAATAAAAACATATTTATTGTTTCCGGAGACGCCTCCGGTGACAAACATGCCGCAAACCTTGTGCGTTCGATAAAATCTCTGTCAAAGGATACTTATGTATCTTCTGTCGGCGGAGAAAACCTTAAAATTGTATCTGATCATTTCCTTGATGATATAGTCAGTTTCAGCGCTTTTGGTTTTTTACCGATAAGACAGTATTTTAAATTAAGAAAAATATTCAAAAAGATTACCCTGTACTGGAAAGAAAGAAAACCGGATAAAGTGATACTTGTCGATTATTACGGTTTTAATATACATATAGCTCGTGAGGCTTACAGGCAGCAAATTCCTGTTTATTATTACATCAGCCCACAGGTATGGGCTTCAAGGCCGGGAAGGGTGAAGAAACTCTCAAAGTTTGTAAATAAAATGCTTGTAATTCTTCCTTTTGAAGTAGATATCTACAAGAAAGCAGGCATGGATACGGCTTTTGTCGGGCATCCTCTCATAGATATGGTACCTGCCGTAGACTCTAACTCGTTTAAATCAGGGTATGAAAGACCGGTGATAGGGCTTTTCCCAGGCTCAAGGCAGCACATAGTCGACCGTCATTTAAAATTGCTTAAAGAAGTTAAAGATATTATTAATAAAGAGATACCTTCGGATTTTAAGATCTTCGGGTTGAGATCACTGGATTATAAAAATACTGATATACCGGTATTTTATGAAGATACCTATGATGAAAGAAAAAAACTTACTCTAGCTCTTAGCGTTTCGGGTACGGTAAGTTTGGAAAACGCTCTTTTAGGTGTGCCTATGATAGTTTTTTATAAACTTTCGCAATTGAATTATCTGATCGCCCGGATGGTCGCGAACGTAAAGTATATAACCATGGTAAATATCCTGGAAGAAAAAGAAGTAGTGCCTGAGTTCATTCAAAATGAAGCGACGCCTCAAAATATCGCAGGAGCTGCAATAAACCTGTTAAGGAACACAGAAAAATTGGACTATCTTAAGAAAAAATTGATATCTTTCAGGAGCCGCCTGGGCCAGAATTATGTAAGCATAAGGGCGGCAAAAATAATATTGGGGATCGTATGA
- the rpmB gene encoding 50S ribosomal protein L28: MSFKCVICGKGPKSGNKVSHSHKASNRTFMPNLQHQKIILAGKKIKAYVCTNCIKSGEVIKAI; the protein is encoded by the coding sequence ATGTCTTTTAAATGCGTAATTTGCGGGAAAGGGCCAAAAAGCGGTAATAAAGTCAGCCATTCACATAAAGCCTCGAACAGGACTTTTATGCCTAACCTTCAACATCAGAAAATAATTTTAGCAGGTAAAAAGATAAAAGCTTACGTATGCACTAACTGCATCAAATCAGGCGAAGTCATAAAAGCTATTTAA